In the Telopea speciosissima isolate NSW1024214 ecotype Mountain lineage chromosome 2, Tspe_v1, whole genome shotgun sequence genome, one interval contains:
- the LOC122652986 gene encoding factor of DNA methylation 1, producing MDYDSEEDSDISESEIDEFIEKPYEQLKAGKHKVKYSDVAFRCPFCKGKKKQDYRFKDLLQHASGVGKGSSNRSAKQKANHLALAKYLETDLADASGPLQPVVVQEPDAKPPEQDDLFVWPWKGIIVNLSAKLKNGEDPSVYASWIEEQLSEYKILEVHTLRTEQDSTVYAIVDFSKDWPGFKDAMEFEKAFEADHHGKKDWNERKQDPDPNIYGWFARADDYNSEGPVGDYLRKNGDLKTIANIAQEAIEQTNSVVANLTNKIDVTNETINELQYKCNEQSMSLSITIAEKDRLHQAYNEEMKRLQHMSRDHALRILEENEMLRYQLDSQRRKLELRSKVLNKQEALNELERSKLNEEIEKNILKNNSLHMASMEQKRADENVLRLIEEQKREKEAALSKILELEKKLDAKQKLELEIEELKGNLEVMKHMAGEDDTGVQKKMIEMTQELNEKIGDLNDMEDMHQTLIIKERQSNDELQDARYELIEGLQEMLSGRTLIGIKKMGELDAKPFQNACKQRFPSTEASIKSVELCSLWQEEIRNSGWYPFKIVIANGNPKDTVDEDDEKLKNLRKDWGDEIHIAVVTALLEVNEYNPSGRYPVPELWNFKEGRKATLKEVVGYILKQLRIVKRKK from the exons ATGGACTATGATTCAGAAGAAGACTCAGACATAAGTGAATCTGAGATTGATGAGTTCATAGAGAAACCATATGAACAACTGAAGGCTGGAAAGCACAAAGTAAAGTATTCAGATGTTGCCTTTAGATGTCCCTTCTGTAAGGGGAAGAAAAAGCAAGATTATCGTTTCAAGGACCTCCTCCAACATGCTTCTGGAGTAGGTAAAGGTTCATCTAACAGAAGTGCGAAGCAAAAGGCAAACCATCTCGCCTTAGCTAAATACTTAGAAACAGACCTGGCTGATGCATCGGGTCCATTACAACCCGTGGTTGTGCAGGAGCCAGATGCTAAGCCCCCTGAGCAAGATGACCTGTTTGTTTGGCCTTGGAAAGGAATCATTGTTAACCTTTCCGCCAAGCTAAAGAATGGCGAAGACCCTAGTGTATATGCATCTTGGATTGAAGAACAGCTTTCTGAATATAAGATTTTAGAAGTTCATACATTAAGGACAGAACAAGACTCTACAGTATATGCCATTGTAGACTTCAGTAAAGACTGGCCCGGATTCAAGGATGCTATGGAATTCGAAAAAGCTTTTGAAGCTGATCATCATGGCAAAAAGGACTGGAATGAGCGGAAGCAAGACCCTGATCCAAACATTTATGGTTGGTTTGCACGTGCAGATGATTATAATTCAGAAGGCCCAGTTGGGGATTATCTCCGAAAAAATGGGGACTTGAAAACCATTGCTAACATTGCACAAGAAGCAATAGAGCAAACAAACAGTGTTGTGGCAAACCTAACCAACAAAATTGATGTCACAAATGAAACTATAAATGAACTACAATACAAGTGCAATGAACAGAGTATGTCGTTGAGTATAACGATAGCAGAAAAGGACAGACTACATCAAGCTTACAACGAAG AAATGAAGAGGCTGCAACACATGTCACGTGATCATGCTCTTAGGATTCTTGAGGAGAATGAAATGCTAAGATATCAGTTGGATTCTCAAAGGAGAAAACTTGAATTGCGGAGCAAAGTATTAAACAAACAAGAAGCCCTAAATGAACTTGAGAGAAGCAAACTCAATGAGGAGATTGAAAAG aatattttgaaaaacaatTCCCTTCACATGGCATCCATGGAGCAGAAGAGGGCTGACGAGAATGTCTTGAGGCTGATTGAGGAGCAAAAG aGGGAGAAAGAAGCAGCTTTGAGTAAGATACTTGAGCTGGAGAAGAAGTTGGATGCCAAACAAAAATTGGAGTTAGAAATTGAGGAATTGAAAGGGAATTTAGAGGTGATGAAACACATGGCAGGTGAAGATGATACAGGAGTTCAGAAGAAGATGATAGAGATGACCCAAGAATTGAACGAAAAGATAGGGGATTTAAACGATATGGAAGATATGCATCAAACTCTCATAATCAAAGAGCGCCAGAGTAATGATGAGCTGCAAGATGCTCGTTACGAATTGATTGAA gGTTTGCAAGAGATGTTGAGTGGGAGAACTTTGATTGGAATCAAAAAAATGGGGGAACTCGATGCAAAGCCATTTCAAAATGCATGCAAGCAAAGATTTCCATCCACAGAAGCATCAATTAAATCTGTTGAACTATGCAGCTTATGGCAAGAAGAAATCAGAAATTCAGGATGGTATCCATTTAAAATTGTCATTGCCAACGGTAATCCAAAA GATACAGTCGATGAAGACGATGAAAAGTTAAAAAATCTAAGGAAAGATTGGGGTGATGAGATTCATATTGCTGTTGTTACAGCCTTGCTAGAAGTCAATGAGTACAATCCCAGTGGTAGGTATCCTGTACCTGAGCTTTGGAACTttaaagaagggagaaaagccACATTAAAAGAGGTTGTCGGTTATATATTGAAGCAATTGAGGATAGTGAAGCGCAAAAAATGA
- the LOC122652117 gene encoding probable CCR4-associated factor 1 homolog 7 — protein MSMLPPKGDIQIREVWCDNLEAEFSLIREIVDDYPYIAMDTEFPGIVLRPVGNFKTSSDYHYQTLKANVDMLKLIQLGLTFSDEAGNLPSCGTDKYCVWQFNFHEFNVSEDVFANDSIELLRQSGIDFKKNNEKGIDAQRFGELLMSSGIVLNDCVHWVTFHSGYDFGYLLKLLTCQNLPDTQAGFFNLINMYFPTVYDIKHLMKFCNSLHGGLNKLAELLEVERFGICHQAGSDSLLTSCTFRKLKESFFNGSTEKYAGVLYGLGVENGQNTH, from the coding sequence ATGTCGATGCTACCACCGAAAGGAGATATTCAAATTAGGGAGGTATGGTGCGATAACCTTGAAGCTGAATTTTCTCTGATTCGGGAGATTGTGGACGATTACCCGTACATCGCTATGGATACGGAGTTCCCGGGGATTGTTCTTCGTCCTGTAGGGAATTTCAAGACCAGCTCTGATTACCATTATCAGACCTTGAAGGCCAACGTTGATATGCTGAAGCTTATCCAGTTAGGGCTGACCTTTTCCGACGAGGCTGGGAACCTTCCTTCCTGCGGGACTGACAAGTACTGCGTCTGGCAATTCAATTTCCATGAGTTCAACGTCAGCGAAGATGTGTTTGCAAATGACTCAATTGAGCTGTTGCGCCAGAGCGGGATCGATTTCAAGAAAAATAACGAGAAAGGAATTGATGCGCAAAGATTTGGTGAACTCTTGATGTCTTCGGGAATTGTTTTGAACGATTGCGTGCATTGGGTTACCTTTCACAGTGGCTACGATTTTGGATACTTGCTCAAGCTCCTGACGTGCCAGAACCTCCCGGATACCcaggctggatttttcaacctgaTCAACATGTATTTCCCCACCGTTTACGATATTAAGCATCTGATGAAATTCTGTAACAGCCTTCACGGTGGGTTGAACAAGCTTGCGGAGCTCTTGGAGGTGGAGAGGTTTGGTATTTGCCATCAAGCAGGGTCTGATAGTTTGCTCACTTCATGTACATTCAGGAAGTTGAAAGAATCTTTCTTTAATGGCTCAACCGAGAAATATGCTGGTGTCTTGTATGGTCTCGGTGTTGAGAATGGACAGAATACTCattga